In one window of Musa acuminata AAA Group cultivar baxijiao chromosome BXJ3-2, Cavendish_Baxijiao_AAA, whole genome shotgun sequence DNA:
- the LOC135631630 gene encoding transcription repressor MYB5-like: MDDKSVWPPHKILCASQEITFIQLMVPTAVGVRCKAREGGTGEKKRKVNNSKTATYRQIYTGVDQLEEAKRRREMRNPLGSLAAEEGQQQRRGVSTPTPCCSKVGMKRGPWTAEEDEVLASFVRREGEGRWRWRTLPKRAGLLRCGKSCRLRWMNYLRPSIKHGPITPDEEDMILRLHRLLGNRWSLIAGRIPGRTDNEIKNYWNTHLSRKLIKQGIDPRTHKPFTFSTNPNPTLPSTPPPRHPTANPDPTPFAPPAPVTTGGGYFNVGCQNSEEGRKGADGCTVDFFSDIFDPFIHDDILMQQHHNAVNNHTDNSNSNSNNKLVEMLDPMGASLVPSFGFEGLWEDPFTYFG, from the exons ATGGATGACAAGTCTGTTTGGCCCCCACATAAGATATTGTGTGCGTCACAAGAGATTACGTTTATCCAGTTGATGGTCCCGACCGCGGTCGGCGTGCGTTGCAAAGCTCGGGAGGGCGGGACGggggagaagaaaaggaaggtaAATAACAGCAAGACAGCAACCTATAGACAGATATATACGGGAGTAGATCAGCTGGAGGAGGCGAAGAGGAGAAGGGAGATGAGGAATCCCTTGGGGTCGTTGGCTGCGGAGGaggggcagcagcagcggcggggaGTGTCGACGCCCACGCCGTGCTGCAGCAAGGTGGGAATGAAGCGCGGCCCGTGGACGGCGGAGGAGGACGAGGTGCTGGCTAGCTTCGtgaggagggagggggaggggcggtggcggtggcggacgCTGCCCAAGCGCGCCGGGCTGCTCCGCTGCGGCAAGAGCTGTCGCCTCCGCTGGATGAACTACCTCCGCCCCTCCATCAAGCACGGCCCCATCACCCCCGACGAGGAAGATATGATCCTCCGCCTCCACCGCCTCCTCGGCAACCG GTGGTCGCTGATAGCTGGGAGAATACCGGGGCGcacggacaacgagatcaagaactactggaacacccacCTCAGCAGGAAGCTCATCAAGCAAGGCATAGATCCCCGCACCCACAAGCCCTTCACCTTCTCCACCAATCCCAACCCGACTCTGCCATCAACGCCACCACCACGTCATCCTACCGCGAACCCCGATCCCACACCTTTTGCTCCTCCAGCACCGGTCACCACTGGCGGCGGCTACTTCAACGTGGGATGCCAGAACAGCGAGGAAGGGAGGAAGGGAGCCGATGGCTGCACTGTTGATTTCTTCTCTGATATCTTTGATCCCTTCATCCACGATGACATCTTGATGCAGCAGCATCACAATGCTGTCAACAATCACACTGataacagcaacagcaacagcaacaacaagcTCGTTGAGATGCTTGATCCTATGGGTGCATCACTGGTTCCAAGCTTTGGGTTTGAAGGTCTGTGGGAAGATCCCTTCACTTACTTTGGTTAG
- the FT4 gene encoding protein FLOWERING LOCUS T, with protein sequence MERSSYKRPPEHCVLIDLRLERSFGHRMSRDPLILGHVVGDVLDPFARSVSLGVMYKNRLVINGSEFKPSAVVDKPLVQVGGDDLRIFYTLVMVDPDAPNPSNPTLREYLHWLVTDIPATTNASFGREIVCYECPQPAAGIHRVVFVLLRQMGRETVFTPELRHHFSTKRFAMEHYLVPVAATYYNCQREAGTGGRRFIRDDRC encoded by the exons ATGGAGCGGAGCTCCTATAAAAGACCGCCTGAACACTGTGTTCTCATCGACCTTCGTCTGGAAAGAAGCTTCGGTCACAGAATGTCGAGGGATCCGCTAATCCTGGGCCATGTCGTGGGCGATGTGTTGGACCCGTTCGCTCGATCGGTGTCGCTCGGTGTCATGTACAAGAACAGGCTGGTCATCAATGGCAGCGAGTTCAAGCCGTCTGCTGTGGTCGACAAGCCTCTTGTTCAGGTTGGAGGAGACGACCTGCGCATCTTCTACACGCTC GTGATGGTGGATCCCGACGCCCCCAACCCGAGCAACCCGACGCTCCGGGAGTACCTCCACtg GTTGGTGACGGACATCCCAGCGACCACAAACGCAAGCTTCG GAAGGGAGATCGTGTGCTACGAGTGCCCCCAGCCGGCAGCAGGGATCCACCGGGTGGTGTTCGTGCTGCTCCGCCAGATGGGAAGGGAGACGGTGTTCACGCCGGAGTTGCGCCACCACTTTAGCACAAAAAGGTTCGCCATGGAGCATTACTTGGTGCCTGTGGCCGCCACCTACTACAACTGCCAACGGGAGGCCGGCACCGGCGGAAGAAGGTTCATAAGAGATGACAGATGCTGa
- the LOC135631011 gene encoding profilin-like — protein sequence MSWQAYVDDHLMCEIDGQHLTAAAILGHDGSVWAQSASFPQFKPEEITAIMTDFDEPGSLAPTGLYLGGTKYMVIQGEPGAVIRGKKGTGGVTVKKTNLALIIGIYDEPMTGGQCNMVVERLGDYLYDQAF from the exons ATGTCGTGGCAAGCATACGTCGACGACCATCTGATGTGCGAGATCGACGGGCAGCATCTCACGGCGGCCGCCATCCTCGGCCACGACGGCAGTGTCTGGGCACAGAGCGCTTCCTTCCCTCAG TTTAAACCAGAAGAGATTACTGCAATCATGACCGACTTTGATGAGCCAGGGTCTCTTGCACCAACTGGGTTATATCTTGGTGGGACAAAGTACATGGTAATCCAAGGCGAGCCAGGTGCTGTTATTCGAGGGAAGAAG GGTACTGGTGGTGTCACTGTGAAGAAGACCAATCTGGCCTTGATCATTGGCATATACGATGAACCAATGACGGGTGGCCAGTGCAACATGGTTGTCGAGAGGCTTGGTGATTATCTTTATGACCAGGCTTTTTAA
- the LOC103976431 gene encoding uncharacterized protein LOC103976431, which produces MSRERRRASRRDSAPSPPVSMDGWMDRSIDLGVQLLQSLNTERSQSWQCRPTAARPWDVRSWVVDVNAWFLYAVPLVHIPRSVTLTSLEQEGEREEERMATTCLSPRRLLVTLLLLALASVTPQRSDAAELRVPRARSRFLAQEAVKKGDRCDPVTNNRCSVLQPKDGTQLLYCCKKHCRNVLSDRNNCGACGVRCGFGQLCCKGKCTAVAYDVNNCGKCGTVCQPGLRCEYGSCGYA; this is translated from the exons ATGTCGAGAGAGCGACGCCGTGCCTCCCGACGCGATTCTGCTCCTTCCCCTCCCGTttcgatggatggatggatggatcgatcgatcgatcttgGGGTCCAGTTGCTCCAATCTTTGAATACGGAGAG GAGCCAAAGCTGGCAGTGTAGACCAACGGCGGCGAGACCATGGGATGTGAGGTCGTGGGTTGTGGACGTGAATGCATGGTTTCTTTATGCCGTTCCTCTCGTTCATATACCGAGATCTGTAACCCTTACCTCACTCGagcaagagggagagagagaggaggagagaaTGGCCACCACCTGCCTCTCTCCCCGGCGTCTGCTCGTCACCCTTCTCCTGCTCGCTCTCGCGTCGGTCACACCACAACGTAGCGACGCGGCTGAGCTCAGGGTTCCGCGTGCACGGAGTCGATTCCTGGCGCAGGAGGCCGTGAAGAAGGGCGACCGGTGCGACCCGGTCACCAACAACAGATGCTCAGTGCTGCAGCCCAAGGACGGCACGCAGCTCCTCTACTGCTGCAAGAAGCACTGCCGCAACGTGCTCAGCGACCGCAACAACTGCGGCGCCTGCGGCGTCCGGTGCGGCTTCGGGCAGTTGTGCTGCAAGGGGAAGTGCACCGCCGTGGCCTACGACGTCAACAACTGCGGCAAGTGCGGCACCGTGTGCCAGCCGGGGTTGCGATGCGAGTATGGTAGTTGTGGCTATGCCTGA